Proteins from one Bombus affinis isolate iyBomAffi1 chromosome 1, iyBomAffi1.2, whole genome shotgun sequence genomic window:
- the LOC126919385 gene encoding protein Wnt-4-like isoform X4 — MIGVASGIWYFEAVSAGARLAIEECQHQFRSARWNCSISPENPDNIFGGVMLVNSREAAFVYAISAAGVAYSVTRACSRGELTDCSCDNRVRTRHPNNWQWGGCSEDIHFGEKFSREWSDSSEEPVKEGVLHGPKGLAGQLMRKHDSESGRRAVRSRMQRVCKCHGMSGSCSVRVCWRRLPAFRVAGAALAALHEGAALVRLAQRGGRRPARLRPARPDLKRPNKTDLVYLEDSPDYCEKNITLGIPGTRGRICNRTSLGLDGCRLLCCGRGYQTRVRDVTEKCNCRFVWCCHVKCELCRHKREEHVCN, encoded by the exons ATGATTGGTGTTGCGAGTGGAATTTGGTACTTTGAG GCAGTCAGCGCGGGCGCGAGGTTGGCCATTGAGGAATGTCAGCACCAGTTTCGGTCGGCCAGATGGAATTGCTCCATCAGCCCGGAAAATCCGGACAACATTTTCGGCGGTGTGATGCTAGTCA ACAGCCGCGAGGCAGCGTTCGTGTACGCAATATCGGCGGCGGGAGTTGCTTACAGTGTCACCAGAGCCTGTTCCAGGGGCGAACTCACCGATTGCTCGTGCGACAACCGAGTCAGAACACGCCACCCGAATAATTGGCAATGGGGCGGCTGCAGCGAG GACATCCACTTCGGAGAGAAATTCTCGCGAGAGTGGTCTGATAGTAGCGAGGAACCCGTGAAGGAGGGTGTGCTGCACGGACCAAAAGGGCTGGCTGGCCAGCTGATGAGGAAGCATGATAGCGAATCTGGCAGGCGCGCGGTTCGTTCGAGAATGCAACGCGTGTGCAAATGCCATG GAATGTCTGGTTCATGCAGCGTTCGCGTCTGTTGGAGAAGACTGCCGGCATTCAGGGTGGCTGGAGCAGCGTTAGCCGCGTTGCACGAAGGAGCAGCGTTGGTACGACTGGCACAACGTGGAGGCAGAAGACCAGCGAGATTGAGGCCTGCTCGTCCAGACCTCAAACGACCTAATAAAACGGACCTAGTGTACCTTGAAGATAGTCCTGACTATTGTGAAAAAAATATCAC GCTCGGTATTCCCGGGACTAGAGGAAGGATATGCAATCGAACATCCCTTGGTTTGGACGGATGTCGATTACTATGCTGCGGTCGGGGATACCAGACGAGAGTCCGGGACGTGACCGAGAAATGCAATTGTCGATTCGTCTGGTGTTGTCACGTGAAGTGCGAGCTGTGTCGGCACAAACGGGAGGAGCACGTGTGCAATTAG